The genomic DNA TTTTGTAGCTGCAGCATTTGTCCTACAATTTCAGATGTATGCTCAGCTGAGGATGATGCTGATAATTTTGTCTCTTGCTCAATTTCAACTAGAGGGGAGAGCTTTTCTGAGATTGTTCGAGATTCGAAGGCGAAGACGACATCGGCGTGGACATCCATACTTTTGGGTTCTCTCTCGACCTGCCGATTCATGGTTTGATATTCATTATAATGACCCAAGAATCCCAGACGAATATTTCAGGAAACAGCTTCGAATGAGAAGAGCTACTTTCCGTTTGCTTTTGGATGTCTTTCGCCCATACATCACAAGACAAAACACTCGTTTTAGAAGGTGTATTGAGCCAGAAAAGGTATTAGCAATTGGGCTCATGTGCTTAGCTCATGGAGGAACATACGTTTCGATTGGGCCTGGTTTTAACGTTGGGACAACGACAGTAATCGAGGCCGTGGAAGACGTCGTTACAGGACTGGTTTCTATAAAACATGATTATATCAAATTCCCAGAAACTGAAGCTCAACTTGTTAAAACGAGGGAAACTTTCGAAGAGCTTTCTGATCTTCCAAATGTGGCTGGTGCAATTGATTGCACACATGTCATGATCAAAGCCCCTACTGACAGCAGAGTCGACTACTTCAGTCGATTCCAGCGCTACGATATAATCGTCCAAGCCATGGCTGATGGCAAGAAAAGATTCCTAGATGTAGCAGCTGGCTTTCCAGGATCCCTGCAGGATGCACGCGTGTTACGGAACAGTCGCCTTTACAGACGATGCGAGAACCAAGAATTATTGACTGGTCCTGTTAGGAATGTTCTCGGCCGAGAGATTGGGCCATATTTGGTGGCCGATAGTGCTTATTTTTTGGCTCCCTGGTTACAAAAAGTTTACCCTGAAGGAATGCTAGATCCCGACGAAATTGCATTTAATGAGGAACTCTCCTCGGCCAGAGTTTCCGTGGAGTGCGCTTTTGGAATTCTGAAAAGTCGTTGGCGTATTTTGACAAAGCAAATCGAAAGCGGGGTTAGTTCTGTGAGTGATACAGTTGTAGCATGTGCtgttttacacaatttctgcattAATGCGGGCGATGAATGGGAATGGGATGATGGCGACGACGACGGAGGAAATGATAATGATGCAAATGTTTTGAGGGATGGCGACGATCTCATAGAACTACTAAAAGAGTACATTGCCATGtgattttatttatcattgatcTCTTAACAATAACATATTGTTTTGACctattttcgttttgtttgtgttttcttgATCATATAAACTTTGTAAAAAAACTGGAATGAAAACTTATAAACGCGCATCTAGAATATAGCATTGCTTTGAACTGCTACTTGATATTTAGGATGTTAGAGACTATCAATATAGCAAATGATCCTCTCGCAGCTCTTTACAATAAATGTTCtataaaaacaacaaagtgTTCAATATAAACAGTGAAGCTGGCCTTGGCCAGCTTCACCTGGAGGCTTCCAACTACAACTTGATACATAAAAAGAGGTGGTCCAGACCGCAAGCTACTATCTCTTTGCAGTTTCAGAGTAATTGTTTAACAAGCAGGATAAGTGTATAGGATAAATGAAAACTGttgcctttaatttttttctataGCCTTGGTCAGAGCAGCGAGGAAACCAGTCATGGCCGAGTTTGCTCTCGTTGCATTTCTTGCATTTGCTCTACAGCATTTGCCAATCTATCACCCTGGCGCTCCACTCTCTCGGTAAATCTAGCAAAATCCTCAGAATCGGCGTTCTCCAGGCTTCTCTTGCGCCCTTTTCCCTTTCCTTTTCCCTTCTTCCTCTCGCTCCTGCTTTTGACTTTGATTCCCATTGCTTGAAGGGCTTCCTCTGCCTGATCCGAGGTATATCCCTCCTCCTCGTCACCAGCAGGCGAGTCAGGCAATGTCTCCTTGTTTTTCGCGACTGCATTTGCAGTTTCCCGCACGTGCTTCAGAGTAACAACATCCCTGCCTCCGAGCACGCGGTCAAAGACATCAAAATGTTCGCAGGTTTCATTATTTCCTCCCGTCTGCGATCGATTCCAGTCCTTGGCCTCTTTGTACTTCTTTTTTAAGTGCTTAATTTTTCTCTCGCACTGACTTGGAAGGCGCGCTAGGTTGAATTGCTCGTTTATTTTAGTGGCGATTTCACCCCACACTTTCCTAGACTGTTGGCTCTCCAGCCTTGATATATTCGCCTCCCACAGATCCACGAGGTATTTCACCTGGTCCTCTGTCCATCGGTCTTGTGTCGTCTTGCCCTGTCTCTTGTCCTGCTTCGTGTTTCCTTCAGTGGAAGTGCTGGCAATCTCGCATGTCGGAGTGCTAGTTCCACTAGCACTACTTCCTGACTGAGGACTGCTACTCCTCTGTCCTGGCGGAGAACTACTGGTAGTAGCATGGGGTATCGAGGTCGTGGAATTCCGATATGGATACGAATCATGAAAGTTTTGGAAGAAATAACCCGGAGGATAGCAAAATGGAAAGCCATTTGGCGGGCTGTTTTGGTCCGACATCTTGCAAAATGAAGAACGTGTGAAAACCAAAGGGCACGTTGTACTCATCATTTTTGACGTTTcaattaaaagacaaacacCAGCTATTGTATTCTCTGTTGTTTGATCCATTTGTCCTGCCTCGGAGCAGGACATCGCAGCCTTTGAAGTTTGGCTGTCCTTCGGAATGTTTGGCAAACTCGAAAATACGCGATCGCATTAGGACAAATGAAGCGTTGACAGATTTTTGAcataaaataaacaatttttgatTTGTCTGGCTCTAGTGCGATTCGGCCCTATCATGTGCGTCGGTCCACTccatatttcttgaaaagagaGCAAATAATACCATTAACAATGCAGGTGTGCGCAAGACGTAAACAAGTTTCCAAAAGCGATTTATTTTGTGGAAGTTATGTTAACCGGTGAGAACATTTTTAGGGGGCTTATAACCAAATGGACAAAACATTTCGTGAATGAAGAAAAAGGTAAACGCCGACATTCAGATGATCAAGAATACTTAATTTGATTATTTTAAGGTTGGGAATTCTCACCTTGCAGTTGAAGGCCCAACACTTGCTGTACAGCTTGATGTGTTGTCTTCCATTGTCGTGAAATACTGtttaaatgaataataaaaaaacttaCCATTTCAAGTAAACTAAATA from Montipora capricornis isolate CH-2021 chromosome 2, ASM3666992v2, whole genome shotgun sequence includes the following:
- the LOC138037872 gene encoding uncharacterized protein, translated to MIPRRFLLFVAAAFVLQFQMYAQLRMMLIILSLAQFQLEGRAFLRLFEIRRRRRHRRGHPYFWVLSRPADSWFDIHYNDPRIPDEYFRKQLRMRRATFRLLLDVFRPYITRQNTRFRRCIEPEKVLAIGLMCLAHGGTYVSIGPGFNVGTTTVIEAVEDVVTGLVSIKHDYIKFPETEAQLVKTRETFEELSDLPNVAGAIDCTHVMIKAPTDSRVDYFSRFQRYDIIVQAMADGKKRFLDVAAGFPGSLQDARVLRNSRLYRRCENQELLTGPVRNVLGREIGPYLVADSAYFLAPWLQKVYPEGMLDPDEIAFNEELSSARVSVECAFGILKSRWRILTKQIESGVSSVSDTVVACAVLHNFCINAGDEWEWDDGDDDGGNDNDANVLRDGDDLIELLKEYIAM